Proteins encoded together in one Lathamus discolor isolate bLatDis1 chromosome 3, bLatDis1.hap1, whole genome shotgun sequence window:
- the STRIT1 gene encoding sarcoplasmic/endoplasmic reticulum calcium ATPase regulator DWORF isoform X2, with amino-acid sequence MAEPAQVSLSHLVVPILLAVGWIVGCALMVYIVFS; translated from the exons ATGGCAGAACCAG cccAAGTTTCGCTTTCACATCTCGTTGTACCTATACTCCTTGCAGTTGGCTGGATAGTGGGCTGTGCACTAATGGTTTACATTGTCTTCTCCTGA
- the STRIT1 gene encoding sarcoplasmic/endoplasmic reticulum calcium ATPase regulator DWORF isoform X1 codes for MKSWYFFPPGALEFNFGLIPFLQAVRYNSSKEELISIAIVREETILKKAQVSLSHLVVPILLAVGWIVGCALMVYIVFS; via the exons ATGAAAAgctggtatttttttccacctGGTGCTCTGGAGTTTAACTTTggcttaattccttttcttcaggctgtcAGATACAATAGCTCTAAGGAAGAATTGATCTCCATAGCCATTGTAAGAGAGGAAACAATTCTGAAGAAAG cccAAGTTTCGCTTTCACATCTCGTTGTACCTATACTCCTTGCAGTTGGCTGGATAGTGGGCTGTGCACTAATGGTTTACATTGTCTTCTCCTGA